One genomic segment of Desulfocapsa sulfexigens DSM 10523 includes these proteins:
- the recN gene encoding DNA repair protein RecN: MLCELKIDNLALIESLHLDLCCQNGNGLVVMTGETGAGKSIMLRAIHLLTGGRASADWIRNGAECCTVEALFEVSQNNQLLQEIFAKQGIDAEETLVMKRVVTNKGRSRMYINGSPATTKMAAELAVSLLNVASQHDHQQLLQPWFHLDFLDTMGETWPLRKQFDLLFGRWQGKRDELEQLQKQEQEKEQRRDFLQYQLEEIRAIEPIPGEDELLAEEKKRLKSADTLIKISRKSHGLMEQSLLDGLIQIRMDMSQAAELDGDAKELATELAEFSYHAEDLVLKLREYRDSLNNDPYRLDTVNERLNELQGLKRKYGDSLEAVIAFAEDAEAQLQQIENLEKVVSGCEAEVLALESELCLFAGKLSEKRKKTAVTLEQSMGKELESLAFNQSGLEVRFQEHGENVAALRQGGWDKVEFFFSANPGEPVRPLVKVASGGELSRLMLAFKCLLARKDMVETVIFDEVDAGIGGEAAEAVARKIQELSTHHQVFCITHLPQIAARGNTHFLVEKGVEDGRTQSGIYMLTPEQRLNEVSRMLAGESVSDQTRAWAEELLAKGRGAA; this comes from the coding sequence ATGCTCTGTGAATTGAAAATTGATAATCTTGCTCTGATTGAAAGTCTTCATCTTGATCTTTGCTGCCAAAATGGAAATGGACTGGTTGTGATGACCGGTGAAACCGGAGCCGGAAAATCTATCATGCTCCGTGCCATTCACCTCCTTACTGGTGGCAGGGCATCTGCTGACTGGATTCGTAATGGGGCTGAATGCTGCACTGTGGAGGCACTTTTTGAGGTTTCTCAGAATAACCAGCTGTTGCAGGAAATATTTGCCAAGCAGGGGATCGATGCTGAAGAAACCCTTGTTATGAAACGGGTGGTGACCAATAAGGGCAGGAGCCGGATGTATATTAATGGCTCTCCCGCCACTACCAAAATGGCAGCGGAACTTGCCGTGAGCCTGCTGAATGTTGCCAGTCAACATGATCACCAGCAATTGCTGCAGCCCTGGTTTCATCTGGATTTTCTTGATACCATGGGAGAGACCTGGCCCCTGAGAAAACAGTTTGATCTACTTTTTGGGAGGTGGCAGGGAAAACGAGACGAACTGGAACAGCTTCAAAAACAGGAACAGGAAAAGGAACAGCGCAGGGATTTTCTTCAGTACCAGTTGGAGGAAATCAGGGCCATTGAGCCGATTCCAGGGGAAGACGAACTCCTCGCTGAAGAAAAGAAACGACTGAAAAGTGCCGATACTCTGATAAAGATCAGCAGAAAATCCCACGGTCTTATGGAGCAATCTCTGCTTGACGGCCTGATCCAGATTCGGATGGATATGAGTCAGGCTGCAGAACTTGATGGCGACGCGAAGGAACTGGCAACTGAGCTTGCAGAGTTCAGTTATCATGCTGAAGATCTGGTGTTGAAACTGCGGGAATACAGAGATTCCCTGAACAATGATCCCTACCGGCTTGACACTGTAAATGAGCGCCTCAATGAGCTTCAGGGCTTGAAGCGAAAATACGGAGACAGCCTCGAAGCTGTAATCGCTTTTGCCGAAGATGCTGAGGCACAGTTGCAGCAGATAGAAAACCTCGAAAAGGTTGTGAGTGGATGTGAGGCCGAGGTACTGGCACTTGAAAGCGAACTCTGCCTTTTTGCTGGAAAGCTCAGTGAAAAAAGAAAAAAGACAGCGGTAACATTGGAACAATCCATGGGGAAAGAGCTTGAATCCCTTGCCTTTAACCAATCGGGGCTCGAGGTTCGTTTTCAGGAACATGGGGAGAATGTGGCGGCACTGCGGCAGGGGGGCTGGGATAAGGTGGAATTCTTTTTCTCCGCAAATCCCGGTGAGCCGGTGAGACCTCTTGTGAAAGTGGCTTCCGGTGGTGAACTTTCTCGTCTGATGCTTGCCTTTAAATGTCTCCTTGCCAGGAAGGATATGGTGGAGACAGTGATTTTTGATGAGGTGGACGCCGGAATCGGGGGAGAGGCTGCAGAGGCGGTGGCTAGAAAAATTCAGGAACTTTCCACTCACCATCAGGTTTTCTGTATAACCCATCTGCCACAGATTGCAGCCCGGGGGAATACCCATTTTCTCGTGGAAAAAGGTGTGGAGGACGGACGAACCCAGTCAGGAATATATATGCTTACGCCGGAGCAGCGCCTCAATGAAGTGAGCAGAATGCTGGCAGGGGAGTCTGTGTCTGATCAAACACGTGCCTGGGCTGAAGAACTGCTGGCAAAGGGAAGGGGCGCTGCGTGA
- a CDS encoding DUF814 domain-containing protein translates to MKQITALALFSGGLDSILAAKLVASLGVRVLAVKFVTPFFDYELLDDPEKYKQKIMDKYGIEVVLHDLSHNYLDLLHNPSHGFGKNFNPCIDCKILMCRRAREMMPEYGASFLVSGEVLGQRPMSQRRDTLRVIERDSENDGLLLRPLSAKLMTPTTAETEGWIDREKLLNFSGRGRSRQIQLAKEYGITDFPAPAGGCMLADPILSTRIEKIYNGDFVIKAEEITVTDVRFLLVGRQFLLPDGFWVILGRNEKENIKIENLAEDTDVLVHMPDRPGPTALLRNSNNRLLTSGNKDEIIARAAGLVVRYGKTVEEDPGAALEIQGLGTTYRITGHPISEQLCRDWMIQS, encoded by the coding sequence GTGAAACAGATAACTGCACTTGCCCTTTTCTCCGGTGGCTTGGATTCCATCCTTGCCGCGAAGCTGGTGGCATCCCTTGGTGTACGTGTCCTGGCGGTAAAATTTGTGACCCCGTTTTTCGATTATGAACTGCTCGATGATCCAGAAAAATACAAACAGAAGATTATGGATAAATATGGAATAGAAGTGGTTCTCCATGATCTCAGTCATAATTATCTTGATCTGCTGCATAATCCATCGCACGGATTTGGCAAAAATTTTAATCCCTGTATTGATTGCAAAATTCTCATGTGTCGTCGGGCAAGGGAAATGATGCCTGAATATGGAGCGTCTTTTCTTGTCAGTGGCGAAGTGCTTGGGCAACGTCCCATGTCTCAGCGTCGTGATACTTTGCGGGTTATTGAACGTGATTCAGAGAATGACGGCCTCTTGCTGCGACCGCTTTCTGCAAAACTCATGACCCCGACAACGGCTGAAACTGAAGGGTGGATTGATCGTGAAAAGCTCCTTAACTTCAGTGGTCGCGGACGATCGAGACAGATACAGCTTGCAAAGGAATATGGTATAACGGATTTTCCCGCACCTGCTGGTGGCTGTATGCTGGCTGATCCTATCCTCAGTACACGAATAGAGAAGATCTACAATGGTGATTTTGTAATAAAGGCGGAGGAGATAACTGTTACTGATGTTCGTTTTTTGTTAGTCGGACGCCAGTTTCTTCTTCCGGATGGCTTTTGGGTAATCCTTGGCCGCAATGAAAAAGAAAATATCAAAATTGAGAATCTGGCTGAAGATACTGACGTGTTGGTTCATATGCCTGACAGACCAGGCCCCACTGCTCTGCTTCGGAATTCCAATAACCGCTTGTTAACCAGTGGCAATAAAGACGAGATTATTGCCAGGGCTGCAGGCCTGGTTGTGCGATACGGAAAAACAGTGGAAGAGGATCCCGGAGCGGCATTAGAAATTCAAGGCTTAGGGACAACATACAGGATAACAGGGCACCCGATTTCTGAACAATTGTGCAGGGATTGGATGATACAAAGTTAA
- the gmd gene encoding GDP-mannose 4,6-dehydratase encodes MKTAFITGVTGQDGAYLAEFLLGKGYDVHGLKRRASSFNTDRVDHLYQDPHEEDVRFTLHYGDLTDSTNLIRIIQEIQPDEIYNLAAQSHVAVSFETPEYTANSDALGTLRVLEAIRILGLEGKTKFYQASTSELFGKVQETPQTEKTPFYPRSPYACAKLYSYWICVNYREAYNMYACNGILFNHESPVRGETFVTRKITRALARIKLGLQKDMYLGNLSAKRDWGHAKDYVKMQWLMLQQETPEDFVIATGVQHSVREFVQIAAEQLDMQIEWRGEGLQEIGVEKNSGKTIVHVDSRYFRPTEVETLLGNPAKAKEKLGWVPEITFEQLVQEMVVADLKLAERDQIVSKKGYKAYNYFE; translated from the coding sequence ATGAAGACAGCCTTTATTACAGGGGTAACTGGGCAGGATGGCGCGTACCTTGCTGAATTTTTATTGGGGAAAGGCTACGATGTCCACGGTCTGAAACGAAGGGCATCATCTTTTAATACTGACAGGGTTGATCATCTCTATCAGGATCCTCATGAAGAAGATGTACGGTTTACTCTTCACTATGGTGATCTCACTGATTCCACCAATCTGATTCGTATTATTCAGGAAATCCAACCGGATGAGATTTATAATCTTGCTGCTCAGAGTCATGTGGCAGTCTCTTTTGAGACTCCTGAGTATACAGCGAATTCTGATGCATTGGGTACACTCCGGGTCCTGGAGGCCATTCGTATTCTCGGGCTGGAAGGAAAAACAAAATTTTATCAGGCTTCGACTTCTGAGTTGTTTGGAAAGGTTCAGGAAACCCCGCAGACTGAAAAAACACCCTTTTATCCAAGATCTCCTTATGCCTGCGCGAAATTATATTCCTACTGGATCTGTGTGAATTATCGGGAAGCATATAACATGTATGCCTGCAATGGCATTCTCTTTAATCACGAATCACCTGTCAGAGGAGAAACCTTTGTTACCCGTAAGATCACTCGTGCTCTGGCGCGAATAAAACTAGGTCTCCAGAAAGATATGTATCTGGGCAATCTGAGTGCCAAACGCGATTGGGGACATGCTAAAGACTATGTAAAAATGCAGTGGTTGATGCTGCAGCAGGAAACGCCTGAAGATTTTGTTATTGCTACAGGGGTGCAGCATTCAGTTCGTGAGTTTGTTCAGATTGCGGCAGAACAACTGGACATGCAGATTGAGTGGCGGGGTGAGGGGCTTCAGGAAATTGGTGTCGAAAAGAATAGTGGAAAAACCATTGTTCATGTTGATTCCCGTTATTTCCGTCCAACGGAGGTTGAAACTCTACTTGGTAATCCTGCAAAGGCTAAAGAAAAATTGGGGTGGGTTCCTGAGATTACCTTTGAGCAACTGGTACAGGAAATGGTTGTTGCAGATCTGAAACTTGCTGAACGTGATCAGATTGTGAGTAAGAAGGGATACAAAGCGTATAATTATTTTGAGTAG
- the fcl gene encoding GDP-L-fucose synthase produces MDSHSSIYVAGHRGLVGAAICRSLTKAGYTNILTQSHAELELTNQAAVQEYFADVQPEYVFLSAAKVGGIHANDTFPADFIRDNLLIQTNVIDAAYQNKAKKLLFLGSSCIYPRLCPQPMKEEYLLTGPLEITNEWYAIAKIAGIKMCQAYRKQYGFNAISLMPTNLYGPGDNFDLENSHVLPALMLKCHNAKKNGDAQMTVWGTGKALREFLHVDDLADASVFLMESCDDSEPVNIGSGREISIGDLAHLVANVVGFKGEIVFNTEMPDGTPRKLLDSSKLNTLGWHSHITLEQGLIQTYQWFLENQEIIRS; encoded by the coding sequence ATGGATTCTCACTCATCTATTTACGTAGCCGGACACCGTGGCCTGGTTGGAGCAGCAATTTGCCGATCTCTTACCAAGGCGGGATATACGAACATTCTCACTCAATCACATGCTGAACTTGAGTTGACAAATCAAGCAGCAGTGCAGGAATATTTTGCTGATGTACAGCCTGAATATGTCTTTCTGTCTGCTGCAAAAGTAGGCGGTATTCACGCGAACGATACCTTTCCTGCAGATTTTATCCGCGATAATTTGTTGATACAGACAAATGTTATTGACGCTGCGTATCAAAACAAAGCCAAAAAACTTCTATTTCTCGGATCCTCCTGTATTTATCCCAGGCTTTGTCCTCAACCGATGAAAGAGGAATATCTGTTAACAGGTCCTCTTGAAATCACCAATGAGTGGTATGCCATTGCGAAAATAGCAGGAATTAAAATGTGCCAGGCGTATCGAAAGCAATATGGATTCAACGCGATTAGTCTTATGCCGACAAATCTGTACGGTCCTGGGGATAATTTTGATCTGGAAAATTCTCATGTGTTACCGGCGCTCATGCTTAAATGTCACAATGCAAAGAAAAACGGTGATGCTCAAATGACAGTATGGGGCACCGGAAAGGCTTTAAGGGAATTTCTGCATGTGGATGACCTTGCTGATGCCAGTGTGTTTCTTATGGAATCCTGTGACGATTCGGAACCGGTTAATATTGGAAGCGGTCGAGAAATTTCCATAGGTGATTTGGCTCATCTTGTGGCCAATGTTGTCGGGTTTAAGGGAGAAATTGTTTTTAATACAGAAATGCCTGATGGAACTCCTCGAAAGCTGCTTGACAGCAGCAAGCTTAATACTCTCGGTTGGCATTCTCATATTACCTTGGAACAGGGTCTTATTCAAACCTATCAATGGTTTTTAGAAAATCAGGAAATAATAAGATCATAA
- a CDS encoding Gfo/Idh/MocA family oxidoreductase: MDTLASNIAVVGSGYWGKNLVRNFNTLEALHTICDTNKTTLTRFEEQYPGINTATAYSQILTNPEIQGVAIATPAETHATLATEALLAGKDVYIEKPLCLSEKEGAELNALAKRQNCVLMVGHLLWYHPVVLKLKELVDAGELGRIQYIYSNRLNLGKLRREENVLWSFAPHDISVILGLTGEMPESIRAQGGNYLHRQIADTTMTLMNFSSGIKAHIFVSWLHPFKEQKLVVVGEKQMAVFDDVAPWDDKLLLYPHSIKWSDNIPVANKAEAVKVTVKQDEPLKAECAHFLDCIKNRSKPRTDGEEGLRVLKVLNRCQESLENEQKVQVTSHSNQADFFCHESAVVDSGVDIGSNSKIWHFSHILSGSKIGCSCNIGQNVVVGPNVTIGDRCKIQNNVSVYEGVSIGDEVFCGPSMVFTNVMNPRAAISRKDEYCDTVVRRGVTFGANCTIVGGIEIAEYAFIGAGAVVVKSVPAFALMVGNPARQIGWMSKYGKKMDLPLTGHADFTCPFTGEKYTLRDDCVTVVPE; the protein is encoded by the coding sequence ATGGATACTCTTGCGTCAAATATTGCTGTTGTTGGGTCAGGTTACTGGGGTAAAAATTTAGTACGTAATTTTAATACCCTTGAAGCGCTGCATACCATTTGTGATACAAACAAAACGACCCTGACACGTTTTGAAGAGCAGTACCCTGGTATAAATACAGCGACTGCATACAGCCAGATTTTGACGAATCCTGAGATACAGGGGGTTGCTATCGCAACTCCTGCAGAGACTCATGCCACCCTTGCAACGGAAGCACTACTGGCTGGAAAAGATGTTTATATAGAAAAACCGCTCTGTCTCTCTGAAAAGGAAGGTGCTGAATTAAATGCACTTGCCAAAAGACAGAACTGTGTACTTATGGTCGGACATTTACTCTGGTACCATCCGGTTGTTCTCAAACTTAAAGAACTTGTCGATGCCGGGGAACTTGGTCGTATCCAGTATATATATTCAAATCGATTGAATCTTGGGAAACTGCGTAGAGAGGAAAATGTACTCTGGTCATTTGCTCCCCATGATATTTCTGTCATCCTGGGGCTGACCGGGGAAATGCCTGAATCCATCCGTGCTCAGGGTGGGAATTATCTCCACCGACAAATTGCTGACACCACTATGACGTTGATGAATTTCTCAAGTGGCATCAAGGCTCATATCTTCGTCTCCTGGCTTCATCCTTTTAAGGAACAGAAGCTTGTTGTTGTTGGTGAAAAGCAGATGGCTGTTTTTGATGATGTTGCGCCATGGGATGACAAATTGCTGCTGTATCCACACTCTATAAAGTGGAGTGATAACATCCCCGTTGCCAATAAGGCAGAGGCTGTCAAAGTTACGGTTAAACAGGATGAACCCCTTAAGGCAGAATGTGCTCATTTTCTGGATTGTATAAAAAACAGAAGCAAACCACGCACAGACGGTGAGGAAGGGTTAAGAGTTTTAAAGGTACTTAATCGGTGTCAGGAGTCCCTGGAAAATGAACAAAAAGTCCAGGTAACCAGCCACAGTAATCAGGCGGATTTCTTTTGCCATGAGAGTGCTGTCGTCGATTCCGGTGTGGATATCGGTTCAAATTCTAAAATATGGCATTTCAGTCATATCCTCTCTGGTTCAAAGATCGGTTGTAGCTGCAATATTGGTCAGAATGTTGTGGTAGGGCCTAACGTGACCATCGGGGACAGATGTAAAATCCAGAACAATGTCTCTGTGTATGAAGGCGTGAGCATTGGAGATGAGGTTTTTTGTGGTCCCAGTATGGTATTTACAAATGTGATGAATCCCCGTGCTGCAATCTCCAGGAAGGATGAGTATTGTGACACTGTTGTTCGAAGGGGGGTGACTTTTGGGGCGAATTGTACCATTGTCGGCGGTATTGAGATTGCTGAATATGCCTTTATTGGTGCCGGAGCAGTTGTGGTGAAGAGTGTTCCCGCTTTTGCCCTGATGGTTGGTAATCCTGCACGACAGATTGGCTGGATGAGTAAATATGGAAAAAAAATGGACTTACCACTTACTGGTCACGCTGATTTTACATGTCCTTTTACCGGGGAAAAATACACTCTGCGGGATGATTGTGTTACGGTGGTGCCGGAATAG